The DNA sequence CGACCAAAAAGGCGGGATAGTCTGGATGCTAAGCTACATGCTGTTTCATAAAGACCAGTCTTTTGGTGTGAATGACTAGAAAATTAGTTGTCTCATCGAAAAGAATCGATAAAGCTTTTTTTGCGTTGCTGTGCCCTCCTCCATAAGGTCGGGTTTCAAACCCAGCGCTATAGCGTAAAGAGCTATTGTACTCCCTGATTTGTCCCTAAGATGTCATTTCAACAGCGAACATTTACAAAGATGATGTAAGACGCCACGCATCGCTTCATTCCGCTTATCTTTGTGCATCAACATCCCGAAACAGCACAAAAATCAATGCGTACACTTATTGGTCTCTCTTTTTTGTTCCTACTGTCGACTTCTAATAAGGCGCAGGATATTTTTTTGAGTACCCTCAATAACCAGTTGTATAGCCTGGATTTGTCGGACTGTAGTTACCAGCAGATCGGGGCTATGCCGGTTAGTTCTACGGATATTAGTTTTCACCCCAACGGCAACTTGTATTGCGTAACCTCGACGGGGCAATTGTATCAAATCAATCCATTGACCGGAGCCAGTACCTTCTTGCACATGTTTGAGCCGGGGGCTTCCCAGTTGTACACAGCACTGACAATTTCTGCTGAGGGTATCTTTTACGTTTGTGGACTGGGGGGCGACTTGTGGCGTTATGATCTGGTTTCGGATGCTGGAACATTTATCGGCAACGTGGGGTATGGCGCCGAAGGCGACCTTACTTTCTACGACGGGGAACTGTACATGGCCTCGGAAAACGATAATATCGTTCAAGTAGATCTTCAGGTACCATCCAATAGTACGATTGCCGTAGACGGCAATGTACCAGGTCGAATTTTTGGCATTGTATCCTTTGCGGAAAGCTGCGACGAGATTTCGGTATACGCTCTGACGGACAATGCCGCCAATGTGTACGAAGTGAATTTTGCTGATAGTAGTCTTGATTTTTACTGTTCCATACCTCTACAGGTGAGCGGTGGTGCAAGCACCTTCGAGTTTTTGGGCTCCAACCCTGTATACATTGATGAAGTGGAGGTAGATGGATTCAATTGTGCCAATAACGATGGCACCATCAGTATCACCGCCAGCGGTGGAGTAGGGGCACTGATCTATTCTTTGGATGGGATAGATTTTCAGGCCAGTCCGAATTTTGTGAACTTACCACTTACGACTTACACGATCTACGTGGCCGACGAAGTAGGCTGCATCCGCACACAGGAACTCATTCCTTCTGCCGACGTCCCCGTTTTCAACGAAGTCAGGATAACCAATACGACCTGCGGGCTGGTCAATGGCCAAATTGAAGTAATGGTCAGTGGCGGTTTGGAACCGTACACGTTTTTTGTGAATGGCATGCAGAGTAGCAGCTTGACGGTAACGGACCTACCCGCAGGGAATTATCAGTTGGAAATCATTGATGCGGCGGGTTGTACTGCTATGACACAAGCCAATTTGGGCGGCGCAGGGGTGCCGGTAATTTCCAACATCAATATAGTCTCTACCACTTGTGGAGAGGATAATGGTTTTCTGTCGTTTGCTGTTACTGCAGGACTGATGCCCTTCCAGTTTTCGCTCAATGGTGGTCCGGTGCAAAACAGCGGTAATTTCTCTGGACTAGCCCCTGGGCTATACACCCTCAATTTGGTAGATCAGGCCGGGTGTACTGCTACGGCTTCAGCCACTATATTGCCCAGTGGCATTTTTGAAATTGTGGAAGTGCTGGTTGCAGATGCCACTTGTGGGGAAGAGAATGGGCGCATTGAGCTTGTCGCTACAGGAGGCATACCACCCTATGCTTACGAGCTTAATGATCTTGGTAATGTATCTACCCCGATCTTTACCGACCTCGCTTCGGGAGTTTATACTGTTCGCGCCGAAGATGCTTCGGGCTGCTTTGCGGAAACTACCGTGAGTTTGGCAAATACACCGCCGGTAAGTATTGTACTACAGAACCAGCGATCCGCCTCTTGTTTGGAAGAGGATGGTGAAATATTGCTGACCTTTTCTGGTGGTGAGGGGCCGCTTCGCCTAACACAGAATGGAATTTTAATTGGAACCGAAGGGAAGATTTCGGCTTTAGCAGCGGGCACTTATGAATACGTTCTCAGCGATAGCCTGGGTTGTACGGATCGTCTGATGGTGACTTTGGGAGCAGGGAATTGTCCATTTTATTTTCCCAATATTTTTAGTCCCAACCTCGATGGAGTCAATGATTTTTTCGCGCCGAAAGGCGTCAGTATTAGCGATACTCAAATCCTGCGGCTACAAATTTATGACCGCTGGGGTGGCCTCGTTTTTGAGCAAGGCAGTGGCCTGCTAGGCGATGACAAATACCGTTGGGATGGCCGCCGCCTGGGCGAAGACCTTACGCAAGGCATTTACGTTTATTTTATGGAAGTTCAATATGCAGATGGCACCACGGAAGTGTTTTCGGGGGATGTGATGTTGGTGAGATAATGTAACAATCACAAGGAAATTTTAACCTATGGGAAACCTGATAAAAATGTTTTTCAGCTTTAGCATAGATTAATTTCGTAGAACGGAGTTTTACATACGTAGCAACGCAGGCACAGCCTAAGCTGAAAGGGCTAAATAAAAATCCCGGATGGTAGCGTCGTCGCTACCATCCGGGATTTTTAAACTCAAGTACCCAGTACTTAAAACCTACCAGGTATACAACAATCCCAGTCCGCCCAGCAAGTACCAGTCATTGGCATCAGCGTTGCCATTTTCGCTGACACCGTCGAGCAGATCAGAGAAGGTAGCACGGGTGCCTCCGTGGAGGGTAGCAGAAAATGCTGGACTAATCGCAAATCGGATACCGAGGTCAATGGGTACTACGATTAAAGAGCCAGTATCTTCCTCCGTTTTGAAATTCCGATTCTCGGTATAGGTCACAGATTCATTCGTGAAGACCATTCCAAGACCTAAGCCTATGAAAGGAGAGAAATTGCGGTCGAATCTTCCTGAGTCTTCAAAGCTGTTTTCTCCAAGAGGGTGCCACTCTGCTTGTAGTGCCACTTCAACAAGTTTGTTCTCCATGGAGATGCCACGGCTGATGTTGTAGTCGAGGTCACTACCGGAAATTTTACCAAAATTGAGGCCTGCTTTTAGGGCAAATTTCTCCGAAAGGAAATTGCGGTATTGAATACCGGTAGAAAAATTTAGCCGACCCGCATTGATAGGTTCTTGGGCAAGATCTCCCTGGTAGGTGATCATGCCAAAGTTGAGGCCTAAGTCATTGTCTGATTGGGCATTAAGTCCCCAATAAACTGAAAAGAAAAATAGTGTGAGTAAGTAATTTTTAATCATAGGAAGATTTATTACAATAGGTTAGTTTAATAACAGAAAGGTACTTGGTTTTATGATAGGAATCAATCATTAAGCATAAACTTAATGAATAGATTACGTGATTCGAAAAGAGTCCTTGCTGCTTTACCCTTATCTTGGAAAAGCGTTTTATCTTCGGGGCAAGAAGTGCAGAATAATTGATTGTTAAGGAACTATAAATGAGCGAAAAACAGAAGAAATACAGCCCTGTCCATTATCAGCAATACCTAGGATTGGATGAAATACTGGGGGCACAGCGTCCACGTAGTGGTGAATTGGAACCTGTACCGGCACATGATGAAATGCTTTTTATCATTACGCACCAGAGTTACGAGCTTTGGTTCAAACAAATCCTGCACGAGGTAGATTCTGTTGTGGACATGTTCCAGACCAAGCGGGTTGATGAACGCAACATGGGCACGTCGGTCGCTCGCTTAAACAGGGTTATAGAAATCCTCAAATTACTCATCGAA is a window from the Lewinella sp. LCG006 genome containing:
- a CDS encoding gliding motility-associated C-terminal domain-containing protein — translated: MRTLIGLSFLFLLSTSNKAQDIFLSTLNNQLYSLDLSDCSYQQIGAMPVSSTDISFHPNGNLYCVTSTGQLYQINPLTGASTFLHMFEPGASQLYTALTISAEGIFYVCGLGGDLWRYDLVSDAGTFIGNVGYGAEGDLTFYDGELYMASENDNIVQVDLQVPSNSTIAVDGNVPGRIFGIVSFAESCDEISVYALTDNAANVYEVNFADSSLDFYCSIPLQVSGGASTFEFLGSNPVYIDEVEVDGFNCANNDGTISITASGGVGALIYSLDGIDFQASPNFVNLPLTTYTIYVADEVGCIRTQELIPSADVPVFNEVRITNTTCGLVNGQIEVMVSGGLEPYTFFVNGMQSSSLTVTDLPAGNYQLEIIDAAGCTAMTQANLGGAGVPVISNINIVSTTCGEDNGFLSFAVTAGLMPFQFSLNGGPVQNSGNFSGLAPGLYTLNLVDQAGCTATASATILPSGIFEIVEVLVADATCGEENGRIELVATGGIPPYAYELNDLGNVSTPIFTDLASGVYTVRAEDASGCFAETTVSLANTPPVSIVLQNQRSASCLEEDGEILLTFSGGEGPLRLTQNGILIGTEGKISALAAGTYEYVLSDSLGCTDRLMVTLGAGNCPFYFPNIFSPNLDGVNDFFAPKGVSISDTQILRLQIYDRWGGLVFEQGSGLLGDDKYRWDGRRLGEDLTQGIYVYFMEVQYADGTTEVFSGDVMLVR
- a CDS encoding DUF6089 family protein, whose amino-acid sequence is MIKNYLLTLFFFSVYWGLNAQSDNDLGLNFGMITYQGDLAQEPINAGRLNFSTGIQYRNFLSEKFALKAGLNFGKISGSDLDYNISRGISMENKLVEVALQAEWHPLGENSFEDSGRFDRNFSPFIGLGLGMVFTNESVTYTENRNFKTEEDTGSLIVVPIDLGIRFAISPAFSATLHGGTRATFSDLLDGVSENGNADANDWYLLGGLGLLYTW